The stretch of DNA ACGACCATGACGTCAACCTTGCGGGCCAGCTTGATCGCCGCCTGTTGTCGCTGGTCAGTAGCAGTACAAATGGTGCGGCTGACCTCAATTTCCCGACATTTTGTCTTAAGAATATCAACAATGGTATTGAATTGGTCACTGGCAAAAGTAGTCTGCGCCACCACACCAAGTTGTTCATGATAAGGAAGGTTTTGCGCATCTGCCGGGGTTTCCACCACCGTCACCCTCTCGCCGGCCCAAGCGACAATACTCTTAACTTCGGGATGATTGGGCTCGCCGACCACCGCTACATAGTACCCCTTTTCCGCTAGTTGCCGAGCCGCCTGTTGCGCCTTCCTAACATGCGGACAGGTAGCGTCCACGACTTCCAGGCTGCGAGCCCTAGCCTGATCATATACCTCGGGGCCCACGCCATGAGAACGGATAATTACCCGGCCGGCAGGAATTTGCTCCAGGGTATTTGCCATGACCACTCCTTGCTCAGACAATCGCTGTACTAACTGCGGATTATGAATAATCGGTCCAAGCGTATAGACGGGTCCCTGTCCAATACAGGCATAAGCTGTCTCAATTGCCCGTTTCACGCCGTAACAAAAACCACGGTATTCTGCCAAAATGATTTTCATGTTTACCCCCATGCGCTTCTTTTATGTTGCTATTCGCTGATATTCTCTAGAATTCCTTTATTTGCCGCATTTTAAAAGCCCAAAATAATAAAAATGAGGAAGAGGGCAAGCCCCCCTTCCTCATTAGCTTTGGGTTAGCTCGGAATATTGGGTTTGATCGGGCCGTCGATACGGCAGACAGGCTGTACCTCCACGTTCATGCCTTCCGGTTTTTCCGTCTTAAGCAGTCTACTCCAAGTACGGAAAGAGTCGAGCAGTGTAATGACAACCAGGGCGATGAGGACAATGCTTACTGTACCATTGATATTGCCGAGCGTATCGCCGCGTTTATAGAACATACCGACATTCATAACGCCGGCGGAAATTACGGTAACGGACAGAAAAGCCAGCGGTGCAGTCGTTACCCAATGATAAGATTTCTTGGGAGCAACTTTCAGGATTACGGTAGTGCCAAGAGCAAGAGCGACAACCGCCAGAAGCTGGTTGGCTACACCAAAGAGCGGCCAGATGCTGGCTACGTCCCCGCTATACACTAAATAGCCCCACGCATAGGTTACAACAGCGCTGGTAAACAGGATGCCGGGCCACCAGTTGGTCTGCTTCAGCGGCGCATACAGATAGGTGCCGATGATATCCTGGAGAATATACCTGGCGACGCGGGTACCGGCGTCAATCGTAGTTAAGATGAAGAGAGCTTCAAACATAATCGCAAACTGATACCAGTAGCTCATCAAATGCTTCATGCCACCGATACTGGAGAAGATATGCGCCATGCCCACTGCAAGCGAGACAGCGCCGCCGGGCCGGTGTGCTACATCCATGTTGACAAGCTGCGACAATTGCTTGAGCTCAACTATCGGCATATTTAGTTTGGCAAATACGGCGGCCGGCGTATTGATGGCGAAATAGTCGCCAGGCATAAGTACGACAGCGGAAATAAGGGCCATAGTGGCCACAAAGCCTTCGGTAAGCATGCCGCCATAGGCAATTAAGCGGGCTTGCGTTTCCAGTTCCAGCATTTTCGGGGTAGTACCGGAACTGATCAGTGAATGAAAGCCAGAAATGGCGCCGCAAGCGATGGTAATGAAAACATACGGCCAAACGGGCCCAGGAATAATCGGTCCGCCGCCATCGACGAAGCGGGTAGTCATCGGCATATTGACAGTGGGCTGTACAATCAGGATGCCCAAGGCCAAGGCCACAACCGTACCGATTTTCATATAAGAGCTGAGGTAGTCGCGCGGCGCCAAGAGCAGCCAGACCGGCAGGACGGCGGCAATGAACCCGTACAGCGGCAGAGCGATGGATAGCTGCTGCTTGGTGAGAGTGAAGACTTCCGCCCAGGCAGAACCGGGAATATAGTGGCCGGTAAACACTGCCAACAATACTAAGATAAAGCCGACAAGCGAACCGGAACGAATGGAGCCAGGACAGATTTTGAACATGTACAGACCGACGACAATAGCAATCGGGATCGTCATGAACAATGTATATACGCCCCACGGATTTTTAAAGAGAGCGTTGACGACAACGATCGCCAAACCTGCCAGAGCTACGATGATAATAAACAAAATGGATAAAGAAGTGGTTATACCCGTGATGGGACCGACTTCACGACGGGCGATAACCGCCAGCGATTGTCCGCCATGACGAACGGAAGCAAAAAGAATGATAAAGTCATGAACGGCGCCGGCAAAAACCGAACCAAGCAAAATCCACATAAAACCGGGTCCCCACCCGTACTGGGCAGCCAAAACAGGGCCGACAAGCGGACCGGCGCCAGCTATGGCGGCAAAGTGATGCCCAAACAAAACCCATTTGTTGGTGGGGACAAATTCCCTGCCGTCGTTGCAGCGATATGCCGGCGTTACATAGTTGTCATTAAGGGCCAACACTTTGGCGGCAATAAATGCCGAATAATAGCGATAGGCCAGAAAATACACGCATACGGCAACAACAAGCAAATTAATTGAATTCATACTTCTCCTCCCTTTTAGCTGATAGCTGTCTTGGCAATTACTTATTCCAGTGCGGCTCTCACCACCTTTCATGACAATTCCAAATATTTATCTCAGTATAACGCACAAATAAATAGTCAGGCAATAGATTTTAAGTAAAATGCCGAAAAATCGCAATAAACTGCATCATTTTCCTAGTGAACCGCAATATCCATTATCATATATCAAAAAGTTTCCGCAATTTAGGTGCCTGTTGACGGCTAACAGGGATTTCAGTATGGGTTAGTCCGTCCACAACAAGGTTATAAGTGCCGTTAAACCAGGGAATAATCTCGCGAATTTTTTCGATGTTCACCAGATAAGCACGATGACTGCGGAAAAACTGCTGTTCCTCAAGTTTTGCCTGCAGTTCCTGCAGCGTGAGATTGCATGTATAGCCTTCTCACGCGTATGAATGACTACCTGACCATCATTACAGCAGGCCATGATAATATCGTCAACATTCAGGATAATCATTTTGCCGTTGTACTCTACAGCCAAGCGCTGTTTGGTACAGAGTGCATATTCTGTCTCTTTGCGGGAGTGGGCAGGGGTTTGTACAGCCATCGTCATTCTCGTCACGAGCAACCCTCGAACACGATTGATACATTTTTCCAGCCGCTCTTGTGAAAATGGTTTGAGCAGATAGTCAGTCGCATTAACGTCAAAGGCTTTTACGGCAAATTCTTCGTGCGCGGTGGCAAAAACCAGAAACGGCGAAATTCCGGCCTCGATAATTCTACTTGCCAAATCTATACCGTTCATCCCCGGCATTTCGATATCCAAAAAAAGTAGGTGAGGTTGAGTACGGGTTATTGCCCGTAACGCCTGTTTACCACTTTCTGCCTCGGCGACAACTACTATGTCAGAAAAACGTTCCAACAGGTAACGAATCTCATTGCGGGCTGGCTCCTCATCGTCGACAATCATGACCCGTATAGGCCTGTTTCCTTCGTTCACACCGCCACCCCCCTGCTAATGGGAACATGCAACTTGACAGTAGTGCCTTTGCCTTCACGGCTATTTATTTTTAGTGCGTACTGAGGTCCATATATTGTTTTAAGCCGTTCATTGACATTGCTCAGGCCAATCCCGTTTCCTTTGCCGAAACCGCATACCAGAATATGTTCCTGAATTGAGGACGGAATTCCCTGCCCATCGTCGCTAATAGTGATATGGACATCGCTTCCCTGGCAATGAGCCGAAATTCTGATCGTTCCCCCCTCTTCCTTAGCAAGGAGCCCATGTTTCACGCCATTTTCTACTAAGGGCTGCAGAGTAAAAGCAGGCAGTAGGATATTGAGCGCTGCCGCATCAATATCCTTAACGACCGTCAGTCGCCGTCCAAACCTTGCCTTTTCTAAAGCCAGGTAAGAATCCACATGCTCCAGTTCTTCCCGCAACGTAACGAAATCCCGCGCCGATTTTAAACTGCGCCGGAAAAAATCGCTCAGCTCAATAAGAAGATTGCGTGCCTGCTCCGGGTTAGTGCGGCAAAGGGAAACAATTGTGTTTAAAGCATTGAAAAGGAAGTGGGGATTTATTTGCGCACGCAGCGCCTTGAGTTCGGCTTTGGCCGCCAATTCCGCTTTTTGTTGCAAATTGGCCAATTCTAGCTGGGTACTAAGGATTTGACCCAACCCTTGGGCAAATTCCAGATCCAGCGCCGTCATCGCCTCTTCAAGGGCATAGTACATTTTCAGTGTGCCGACAATCTCGTCCCGGCAATACAGCGGAACGACGACTGCCGATTTTAGCGGACAGTTGGGATGGATACACCCGATTTCGCTCGACCGCTGGGCTACTGTCACTTGTCCGCTCTCTAAGCAAGACTTTGTAGCGGCGGTCAATAGCGGTCGGCCGTTAGTATGGTGGTCACTACCAAGACCAACATGAGCCAGTACCTTTTCCCGGTTAGTGATAGCTACAGCAGCAGCCGACGTCATATTGAGAATGGTTGCGGCCACTTTTTCCGCCGAAAGGTCGCTCAGACCCTGGCGGAAATAAGGCAAAGCGGCGTTAGCAATCCGCAGCGCCTTATTAGTTTGAAGAGCGCCAATTTTAGTCTGGTGTTCACGAGCATTATGTATGATAATCATGAAAACGGCAATGCCAAGGGCATTAGCCAAGC from Thermosinus carboxydivorans Nor1 encodes:
- a CDS encoding LytR/AlgR family response regulator transcription factor, with translation MNEGNRPIRVMIVDDEEPARNEIRYLLERFSDIVVVAEAESGKQALRAITRTQPHLLFLDIEMPGMNGIDLASRIIEAGISPFLVFATAHEEFAVKAFDVNATDYLLKPFSQERLEKCINRVRGLLVTRMTMAVQTPAHSRKETEYALCTKQRLAVEYNGKMIILNVDDIIMACCNDGQVVIHTREKAIHAISRCRNCRQNLRNSSFSAVIVLIW
- a CDS encoding carbon starvation CstA family protein, translated to MNSINLLVVAVCVYFLAYRYYSAFIAAKVLALNDNYVTPAYRCNDGREFVPTNKWVLFGHHFAAIAGAGPLVGPVLAAQYGWGPGFMWILLGSVFAGAVHDFIILFASVRHGGQSLAVIARREVGPITGITTSLSILFIIIVALAGLAIVVVNALFKNPWGVYTLFMTIPIAIVVGLYMFKICPGSIRSGSLVGFILVLLAVFTGHYIPGSAWAEVFTLTKQQLSIALPLYGFIAAVLPVWLLLAPRDYLSSYMKIGTVVALALGILIVQPTVNMPMTTRFVDGGGPIIPGPVWPYVFITIACGAISGFHSLISSGTTPKMLELETQARLIAYGGMLTEGFVATMALISAVVLMPGDYFAINTPAAVFAKLNMPIVELKQLSQLVNMDVAHRPGGAVSLAVGMAHIFSSIGGMKHLMSYWYQFAIMFEALFILTTIDAGTRVARYILQDIIGTYLYAPLKQTNWWPGILFTSAVVTYAWGYLVYSGDVASIWPLFGVANQLLAVVALALGTTVILKVAPKKSYHWVTTAPLAFLSVTVISAGVMNVGMFYKRGDTLGNINGTVSIVLIALVVITLLDSFRTWSRLLKTEKPEGMNVEVQPVCRIDGPIKPNIPS
- a CDS encoding sensor histidine kinase, whose amino-acid sequence is MTDSLSMVLSQRIAIIAVVAYIFSQTNAFRLMFTENTTPREKCILILFFSTVSIAGTYFGIPIEGAIANVRDTGSIVAGLLGGPLVGTATGLISGLHRISLGGFTAVPCGLATIIGGIFAGYVHSKTRPKTTEWITGVLIGVAVILFSMALILLFSKPAAAARSLVMQVTVPMCLANALGIAVFMIIIHNAREHQTKIGALQTNKALRIANAALPYFRQGLSDLSAEKVAATILNMTSAAAVAITNREKVLAHVGLGSDHHTNGRPLLTAATKSCLESGQVTVAQRSSEIGCIHPNCPLKSAVVVPLYCRDEIVGTLKMYYALEEAMTALDLEFAQGLGQILSTQLELANLQQKAELAAKAELKALRAQINPHFLFNALNTIVSLCRTNPEQARNLLIELSDFFRRSLKSARDFVTLREELEHVDSYLALEKARFGRRLTVVKDIDAAALNILLPAFTLQPLVENGVKHGLLAKEEGGTIRISAHCQGSDVHITISDDGQGIPSSIQEHILVCGFGKGNGIGLSNVNERLKTIYGPQYALKINSREGKGTTVKLHVPISRGVAV
- a CDS encoding LytTR family DNA-binding domain-containing protein is translated as MQELQAKLEEQQFFRSHRAYLVNIEKIREIIPWFNGTYNLVVDGLTHTEIPVSRQQAPKLRKLFDI